The Actinobacillus succinogenes 130Z region AATCCGAACGGTTTGGTACAAAGAGCGGTACGCGCATTGAAGGCGGCATATCCCGAACTTGGCGTATTAACGGATGTGGCGTTGGACCCTTATACCCTGCACGGACAAGACGGTATTATCGACGAAACCGGTTATGTGCTGAATGAAGTGACCAGCGAAGTGCTGGTAAAACAAGCGTTATCCCATGCAGAAGCCGGTGCGGACATTGTGGCGCCGAGCGATATGATGGACGGGCGAATCGGTAAAATCCGCGTAATGTTAGAAGAAAAGGGGTACATCAACACACTGATTATGGCCTATGCCGCAAAATACGCCTCGAATTATTACGGACCGTTCCGCGATGCCGTCGGTTCTTCCGGTAATCTGAAGGGCGGTGATAAGAAAACCTATCAACTGGATCCCGCTAACGGTAACGAAGGTCTGCAGGAAGTGGCGTTAGATATTGCGGAAGGGGCGGATATGGTCATGGTTAAACCGGGAATGCCGTATCTGGATATGGTCTATCGCGTTAAAGAAGAATTCGGCGTGCCGACTTTCGCTTATCAGGTTTCCGGTGAATACGCTATGCATTGCGCCGCTATTCAAAACGGTTGGTTGAAAGAAAAAGAATGTATTATGGAAGGCTTGCTCTGTTTTAAACGAGCCGGTGCGGACGGTATTTTGACTTATTTTGCCAAACAGGTTGCCCGGTGGCTGTATGAAGAAGGCAAGAATAACTAATTCATTTTACTAAAAAAGGGAGTTTGCAACTCCCTTTTTGTCGTTTTGACATCCGACCGTAAAAGTGCGGTCGGATTTTCTTGAGTTTTTATTATCCGGGATTAGTCTGCTATTTTTTTCTCGAAACGTTCGTTTGCGAAGTCCCAGTTCACCACGTTCCAGAATTCTTTAATGTAGTCCGGACGACGGTTTTGGAATTTCAGGTAATAGGCGTGTTCCCACACGTCTAAACCGATAATCGGATAGCCTTCGCAACCGGCAATTTCTTTACCCATTAACGGAGAATCTTGGTTAGCGGTTGAAACCACAGCCAATTTATCGTTTTCTTGCAGGACTAACCACGCCCAGCCTGAGCCGAAACGACCGGCCGCCGCTTT contains the following coding sequences:
- the hemB gene encoding porphobilinogen synthase, whose translation is MAQQYFTGYPSRRLRRMRKNDFSRRLMAENKLTADDLIYPVFIMEGENQREPVPSMPKVERLTIDQLLTEAGLLVKYGVPVIALFPVVGQEKKSLMAEEAYNPNGLVQRAVRALKAAYPELGVLTDVALDPYTLHGQDGIIDETGYVLNEVTSEVLVKQALSHAEAGADIVAPSDMMDGRIGKIRVMLEEKGYINTLIMAYAAKYASNYYGPFRDAVGSSGNLKGGDKKTYQLDPANGNEGLQEVALDIAEGADMVMVKPGMPYLDMVYRVKEEFGVPTFAYQVSGEYAMHCAAIQNGWLKEKECIMEGLLCFKRAGADGILTYFAKQVARWLYEEGKNN